Proteins from a genomic interval of Nocardia sp. BMG51109:
- a CDS encoding GNAT family N-acetyltransferase, which translates to MESTYLRRAVAADEPFLWAMLFEAAHAGEQGMAVDDLRAVPDLARYVENWGTAGDLGIIGGTEPDAPAGAAWIRRFTADNAAYGYIDDHTPELAIGVTPQARGTGLGTALLTRLLDDAAPHHDAICLSVRETNPARRLYERLGFQPVPGSEKTNRAGTTSVTMIRKLR; encoded by the coding sequence ATGGAATCCACGTACCTGCGCCGCGCCGTCGCGGCGGACGAACCGTTCCTCTGGGCCATGCTGTTCGAGGCTGCCCACGCCGGTGAGCAGGGCATGGCCGTGGACGACCTGCGAGCGGTTCCGGACCTCGCCCGCTACGTCGAAAACTGGGGCACCGCAGGTGATCTCGGCATCATCGGCGGCACCGAACCCGACGCACCCGCGGGCGCCGCGTGGATCCGCCGATTCACCGCCGACAACGCGGCCTACGGCTATATCGACGACCACACCCCCGAGCTGGCCATCGGCGTGACCCCGCAGGCCCGCGGCACCGGCCTGGGCACCGCACTGCTGACCCGCCTGCTCGATGACGCGGCACCCCACCACGACGCCATCTGCCTGAGCGTGCGCGAGACCAATCCGGCCCGACGGCTCTACGAACGACTCGGCTTCCAGCCGGTACCCGGTTCGGAGAAGACCAACCGGGCGGGCACCACCAGCGTCACGATGATACGTAAGCTGCGCTGA
- a CDS encoding AAA family ATPase, with the protein MTVRHQDSPSDLPIATEGFVGRDAELAELTTLLLGPQRLITLIGSGGIGKTRLAAEAVRRLRTATRIPVHYLRLARLAPDSDPAAVAEAIAATVLPGFAGSSTWQTLVDTLSRTDATGRSLPTVLVLDNCEHVLDAVGPVIAELLAAVDGATILATSREPVGWVDERLLQVPPLTRPQALDLFRQRAELTGHPVTGADQIEVAERICHRMHGHPLFIRLAAARAFYEPLPMILRQLSGDEDDGRMQWRHGPRVGTDNRHRTIGDVIAWSYELCDDKERLLFERMSVFAPGNHGDTGLGDTGAEPEAIEAVCADDPPVGQAAGPYLAPSEIRDVLHRLTDRSLVSAHITPTAVRYSLVESLRLFARQRLRERSGGAADEPRRLAERHLRYHRDKVVHAQAHWCSPAEHDLMEWVRHAWEDIRLAIERSTTIAGAGGLGLETATALIALRAPFFNDLLHTTRRWTERALESTRDVPEAGGELRITAMASIAWISLWEGRDDRAAELLDRCAGACVSAPEVRNGWRDRPETDIELPAAVEFAWGAFLLLRRCDAGSAVVLARARDKYAAQGDRGGESLSSLFASVATAFFGTARHALDATRNHLERTTNSGARWAKSWAELARAIALTKHGAPAEALTALRSALAYQLPRRDLWGVLWAVNIRMWSLTEIIADAATGDFRRSALATEIACLAGASATLGTRLGTVEVAPFAGESTRALEVACGVLGRPALDTARIRGSRLSLESAEMRRLALGATDDTPQESVPARTVADTWHTLTGAEQDVAILAAAGWPNSAIGARRGTSIKTVNTQVTSILQKLTITSREDIIGFVPHDRRDWVSREHSRRPRRGGARSRRVDAPG; encoded by the coding sequence ATGACTGTGCGGCACCAAGACAGTCCGAGCGATCTGCCGATCGCCACCGAGGGCTTCGTAGGGCGGGATGCGGAACTGGCCGAACTCACCACCCTCCTGCTGGGGCCTCAGCGGTTGATCACGCTGATCGGATCCGGCGGAATCGGCAAGACCAGGCTCGCCGCGGAGGCCGTGCGCCGGCTGCGCACCGCGACCCGAATTCCGGTCCATTACCTGCGGCTGGCACGGCTCGCGCCCGATTCCGATCCGGCGGCCGTCGCGGAGGCGATCGCCGCCACGGTGCTTCCCGGGTTCGCCGGCTCGTCGACCTGGCAGACCCTCGTCGACACCCTGTCCAGGACCGATGCGACCGGCCGCAGCCTGCCGACGGTGCTGGTGCTGGACAACTGCGAGCACGTGCTCGACGCCGTCGGTCCGGTGATCGCCGAACTACTCGCCGCGGTGGACGGTGCGACCATCCTGGCCACCAGTCGTGAGCCGGTGGGCTGGGTAGACGAGCGCCTGCTACAGGTCCCGCCGCTGACCCGGCCCCAGGCCCTCGACCTGTTCCGGCAGCGCGCCGAACTGACCGGCCATCCGGTCACCGGGGCGGACCAGATCGAGGTGGCCGAGCGGATCTGCCACCGGATGCACGGGCACCCGCTGTTCATTCGGCTGGCTGCCGCCCGCGCGTTCTACGAACCGCTGCCGATGATCCTGCGGCAGCTCAGCGGCGATGAGGACGACGGGCGGATGCAGTGGCGGCACGGGCCGCGCGTGGGTACCGACAACCGGCATCGGACCATCGGCGACGTCATCGCGTGGTCCTACGAGCTGTGTGACGACAAGGAACGCCTGCTGTTCGAGCGGATGTCGGTCTTCGCTCCCGGTAACCACGGCGACACCGGACTCGGCGACACCGGCGCCGAACCGGAGGCCATCGAGGCCGTCTGCGCCGACGATCCGCCCGTCGGGCAGGCCGCGGGCCCGTACCTGGCCCCGTCGGAAATCCGGGACGTACTCCACCGGCTCACCGACCGCTCACTGGTGTCGGCGCACATCACGCCCACCGCCGTCCGGTACAGCCTCGTCGAGAGCCTCCGGCTGTTCGCGCGCCAACGACTGCGGGAGCGCTCCGGCGGTGCGGCGGACGAACCGCGGCGGCTGGCCGAGCGGCATCTGCGGTACCACCGCGACAAGGTCGTGCACGCCCAGGCGCACTGGTGCAGTCCCGCCGAGCACGACCTGATGGAATGGGTCCGGCATGCGTGGGAGGACATCCGGCTCGCGATCGAGCGGAGCACCACGATCGCCGGTGCGGGCGGGCTCGGACTGGAGACGGCGACCGCGTTGATCGCACTGCGCGCCCCGTTCTTCAACGATCTGCTGCACACCACTCGGCGGTGGACCGAACGCGCGCTGGAGTCCACCCGCGACGTGCCGGAGGCAGGCGGGGAACTGCGGATCACGGCGATGGCCTCGATCGCGTGGATCTCCCTGTGGGAGGGCCGCGACGACCGGGCGGCAGAGTTGCTCGACCGGTGTGCCGGTGCGTGCGTTTCGGCGCCGGAGGTCCGAAACGGCTGGCGGGACCGTCCCGAAACCGACATCGAACTACCCGCTGCGGTCGAATTCGCTTGGGGTGCTTTTCTATTGCTGCGCAGATGCGATGCGGGCTCGGCCGTCGTGCTGGCCCGCGCACGGGACAAGTACGCCGCACAGGGCGATCGCGGCGGCGAATCGCTGAGTTCACTGTTCGCGTCCGTCGCCACGGCATTCTTCGGCACCGCCCGCCACGCGCTCGACGCCACTCGCAACCACCTCGAACGCACGACGAATTCGGGTGCGCGGTGGGCGAAGTCCTGGGCCGAACTCGCCCGGGCCATCGCCTTGACCAAGCACGGCGCCCCGGCGGAGGCATTGACCGCGCTGCGCTCTGCCCTGGCCTACCAGCTTCCTCGGCGCGATCTGTGGGGAGTGTTGTGGGCGGTGAACATTCGGATGTGGTCGCTGACGGAGATCATCGCGGACGCGGCCACCGGTGACTTCCGACGGAGTGCCCTGGCCACCGAAATCGCCTGTCTCGCAGGTGCGTCCGCGACGTTGGGAACGAGATTGGGCACGGTCGAGGTCGCGCCCTTCGCCGGCGAATCGACGCGGGCGCTGGAGGTCGCCTGCGGCGTGCTGGGCCGGCCGGCACTCGATACCGCGCGCATCCGGGGATCGCGCCTGAGCCTCGAATCCGCCGAGATGCGGCGTCTCGCACTGGGTGCCACGGACGACACACCGCAGGAATCGGTGCCCGCTCGGACCGTTGCCGACACCTGGCACACCCTGACCGGCGCCGAACAGGACGTCGCGATACTCGCCGCCGCGGGCTGGCCGAACAGCGCGATCGGGGCGCGGCGGGGCACCTCGATCAAGACCGTCAATACGCAGGTGACATCGATCCTGCAGAAGCTGACGATCACCTCGCGCGAGGACATCATCGGCTTCGTGCCGCACGACCGCCGCGACTGGGTTTCCAGGGAACATTCGCGACGGCCGCGCCGCGGCGGCGCCCGCAGCCGCCGGGTGGACGCGCCCGGCTGA
- a CDS encoding bifunctional oligoribonuclease/PAP phosphatase NrnA — MTAVTPTADLAAAVEVLDAARSATVLCHVQPDADTVGSGLALAQVLHRRGIPVRVSFAEPAELPASMRSLPGVEFLVPPGQVPAEVDLLVAVDCGSAGRLGRLADRIAGAATTLVLDHHRSNTRFGTVNVIDETAESTTSLLARVFDAWDEPIDRSVAHCLFAGLVTDTGCFRWAGPGTHRLAERLLSTGIDGAGITRTLMDTHPFGWLPMLSRVLGSAHLEPDAAAGAGLVYAFVHRDDITGLRSEEVESVIDVVRTTSEAAIAAVFKESRTTPGQWTVSLRSRDTGVGLDDGVDVARVATRLGGGGHRYAAGYTTEGTPEELVAALLAELRG, encoded by the coding sequence ATGACAGCTGTTACGCCGACGGCGGATCTCGCCGCGGCCGTCGAGGTTCTGGACGCCGCGCGATCGGCGACGGTGCTGTGTCACGTGCAGCCCGATGCCGACACCGTCGGCAGCGGGCTGGCACTGGCGCAGGTGCTGCACCGGCGCGGGATTCCGGTCCGGGTGTCGTTCGCCGAGCCGGCCGAGCTGCCGGCCTCGATGCGGTCGCTGCCGGGGGTGGAGTTCCTGGTGCCGCCCGGCCAGGTGCCGGCGGAGGTGGATCTGCTGGTCGCCGTCGACTGCGGCAGCGCCGGACGACTCGGCCGGTTGGCCGATCGGATCGCCGGTGCCGCAACGACTCTGGTGCTCGACCACCATCGCTCCAATACCCGCTTCGGCACCGTGAACGTGATAGACGAGACGGCCGAGTCGACGACCAGCCTGCTGGCCCGGGTATTCGACGCCTGGGATGAGCCGATCGATCGTTCGGTGGCGCATTGCCTGTTCGCGGGCCTGGTCACCGACACCGGCTGCTTCCGGTGGGCCGGACCGGGCACCCATCGGCTTGCCGAACGTTTGCTGTCGACCGGAATAGACGGTGCGGGCATCACCCGGACGCTCATGGACACCCACCCGTTCGGCTGGCTGCCGATGCTGTCGCGGGTGCTGGGCTCGGCCCACCTGGAACCCGACGCGGCGGCCGGTGCCGGGCTGGTGTACGCGTTCGTGCACCGCGACGACATCACCGGCCTGCGCTCGGAGGAGGTGGAGAGCGTCATCGACGTCGTCCGCACCACCTCCGAGGCCGCGATCGCCGCGGTGTTCAAGGAGTCACGCACCACGCCGGGCCAGTGGACGGTCTCGCTACGCTCCCGCGACACCGGCGTCGGCCTGGACGACGGCGTCGACGTGGCCCGGGTGGCCACGCGGTTGGGCGGCGGCGGACACCGTTACGCGGCCGGCTACACGACCGAGGGCACACCGGAGGAATTGGTGGCAGCGCTCCTGGCGGAGCTGCGGGGATAG
- a CDS encoding TIGR04222 domain-containing membrane protein has product MLHALSRTAALPSAGDTWGLSGPEFLLLYIPLGVVAVIVGSVLRWRVLKDQDETVPDRLSPTELAALSGNPRTVLTGLAYLRGHGLIDSAGTPIRPRSPAEQPPAFDRFACMLHDSLSGPVARRRFGIRNALAAQHNWLLDRGYLPDSGLRKKVRRTAVPVWLVVIVGVLRAFDGSRGGKPIGFLVFVLFVLVIVGLLLSKAPAVTARGRAALNGDRDRHGYLDPKNHPSFGSYGPASVALAVALFGVTAVRSIDPALVATTQMLGFSVSTSSGGSGGGDSGGGGGDGGGCGG; this is encoded by the coding sequence ATGCTCCACGCTCTGAGCCGGACGGCTGCCCTGCCGTCGGCCGGCGACACTTGGGGTCTGTCCGGTCCGGAGTTTCTCCTGCTGTACATCCCGCTCGGCGTGGTGGCGGTGATCGTCGGATCCGTGCTGCGGTGGCGGGTGCTGAAGGATCAGGACGAGACAGTTCCCGATCGGCTCAGCCCTACCGAACTCGCTGCCCTGAGCGGCAATCCGCGCACCGTGCTGACCGGGCTGGCCTATCTGCGCGGTCACGGTCTCATCGATTCCGCCGGTACGCCGATCCGGCCGCGGAGTCCCGCGGAACAGCCGCCCGCCTTCGACCGGTTCGCCTGCATGCTGCATGATTCGCTGTCCGGTCCGGTCGCCCGCCGTCGCTTCGGTATCCGGAATGCCCTGGCGGCACAACACAATTGGCTGCTCGACCGAGGCTATCTACCGGACTCCGGGTTGCGGAAGAAGGTGCGGCGCACCGCTGTTCCGGTGTGGCTCGTCGTGATCGTGGGGGTGCTGCGCGCATTCGACGGATCTCGCGGAGGCAAGCCGATCGGATTCCTGGTATTCGTTCTCTTCGTTCTGGTGATAGTCGGCCTGCTGCTTTCGAAGGCGCCCGCCGTCACCGCACGCGGGCGGGCAGCGCTGAACGGAGATCGCGACCGGCACGGATACCTGGATCCGAAAAATCATCCGTCGTTCGGATCCTACGGACCGGCCAGTGTGGCCCTGGCCGTGGCGCTGTTCGGTGTCACGGCGGTGCGGTCGATAGATCCGGCGCTCGTCGCCACGACCCAGATGCTCGGGTTCAGCGTGTCTACCTCCTCCGGCGGCTCCGGGGGAGGCGATTCCGGCGGCGGTGGTGGTGACGGCGGCGGATGCGGTGGATGA
- a CDS encoding DUF503 domain-containing protein → MFVGALEFDILLGDVHSLKQKRSVVRPILAELQRFGVCATEGGEQDRYRRTLLGVAMVSGGMGHLTEVLDRCERHVAARPELQLLAVRRRIFGPED, encoded by the coding sequence GTGTTCGTCGGGGCGCTGGAGTTCGACATTCTGCTCGGCGATGTGCATTCGCTGAAACAGAAGCGCTCCGTTGTCCGGCCCATCCTGGCCGAATTGCAGCGTTTCGGCGTCTGCGCGACCGAGGGCGGGGAACAGGACCGGTATCGCCGCACGCTGCTGGGCGTGGCCATGGTCAGCGGCGGGATGGGGCATCTCACAGAGGTACTCGACCGGTGTGAACGCCACGTGGCGGCGCGTCCGGAGTTACAGTTGCTGGCAGTGCGCCGCCGGATCTTCGGACCAGAGGACTGA
- a CDS encoding type II toxin-antitoxin system VapC family toxin — MNDDKADAGLLDTNILILRGHLDPAELPAQMAITAVTLAELSSGPHEVRSNNEQNDYDEHEERARRMDVLQRAESEFDPIPFDAEAARTYGRIAAATVAAGRKPRRRIADLMIAAVAVAENLPLYTTNPDDYRGLDKLLTVVPIARPEI; from the coding sequence ATGAACGATGACAAGGCCGATGCAGGCTTGCTCGATACGAACATCCTGATCCTCCGCGGACATCTGGACCCCGCCGAACTACCGGCACAGATGGCTATCACTGCGGTCACCCTCGCCGAGTTGTCCTCCGGGCCACACGAAGTGCGCAGCAACAACGAGCAAAACGACTACGACGAACACGAGGAGCGTGCCCGCAGAATGGATGTCCTGCAGCGCGCAGAAAGCGAGTTCGACCCGATACCCTTCGATGCCGAGGCTGCGCGCACGTATGGACGAATCGCGGCAGCAACCGTCGCAGCCGGTCGAAAACCACGGCGCCGTATCGCGGACCTGATGATCGCCGCCGTCGCGGTCGCCGAGAACCTCCCGCTGTACACGACCAATCCGGACGACTATCGCGGACTCGACAAGTTGCTCACCGTCGTACCGATTGCCCGCCCGGAAATCTGA
- a CDS encoding MATE family efflux transporter yields the protein MTERQGREEAEGAVVAAPADTEDSADAGPRRILGIAVPTLGVLVAEPIYLLWDMAVVGRLGALALAGLAVGGLILGQVSTQLTFLTYGTTARSARRFGSGDRPGAVQEGVQASWTAIGIGLAILVVLEVLARPITELIAGGADIVDAALGWLRIALIGVPLILLTMAGNGWLRGVQQTRRPLAYVVVGLGISAVLCPILVHGLLGAPRLELEGSAIANVIGQAVAAVLFLGALVRECLFVPERSERVSLAPQPAIMRAQLVLGRDLIVRSLAFQACFVSAGAVASRFGAASVAAHQLVLQLWNFLTLTLDSLAIAAQTLTGAALGAGNVPGAERLARRVTVWSLLFAIALAACFAAGYAVVPALFTTDPQVIDRTEVIWWFFVAIIPIAGVVFALDGVLLGAGDAIYLRNTTMGAALIGFLPVIWLSLAFDWGIAGIWTGLSLFIVLRTVAVSVRALSGRWARVGAEIPRGAR from the coding sequence ATGACGGAGCGGCAGGGGCGTGAGGAAGCGGAGGGCGCGGTTGTTGCCGCGCCCGCAGACACGGAGGATTCGGCCGACGCCGGGCCGCGGAGGATCCTGGGGATCGCCGTCCCGACGCTGGGTGTGCTTGTCGCCGAACCGATCTACCTGCTATGGGATATGGCTGTCGTGGGGCGGCTGGGGGCGTTGGCGCTCGCCGGGCTGGCGGTGGGTGGGTTGATTCTCGGGCAGGTCAGTACGCAGTTGACGTTTCTGACCTATGGCACCACCGCGCGGTCGGCACGGCGGTTCGGGTCGGGGGATCGGCCGGGGGCGGTTCAGGAGGGGGTGCAGGCGAGCTGGACGGCGATCGGGATCGGGCTGGCGATCCTCGTCGTGCTGGAAGTCCTCGCGCGCCCGATCACCGAGCTGATCGCCGGCGGCGCCGACATCGTCGACGCGGCGCTGGGCTGGTTGCGGATCGCGTTGATCGGTGTGCCGCTGATTCTGCTGACGATGGCCGGGAACGGGTGGTTGCGCGGGGTGCAGCAGACCCGGCGGCCGCTCGCGTATGTGGTTGTGGGACTGGGTATTTCGGCCGTCCTGTGCCCGATTCTCGTGCACGGGCTGCTCGGCGCGCCGCGGCTGGAACTGGAGGGGTCGGCCATCGCCAATGTGATCGGGCAGGCCGTCGCGGCGGTGCTGTTCCTCGGTGCGCTGGTGCGGGAATGCCTGTTCGTGCCGGAGCGCTCCGAGCGGGTCTCGCTGGCTCCGCAGCCGGCGATCATGCGGGCGCAGCTGGTGCTGGGGCGGGATCTGATCGTGCGCAGCCTGGCCTTCCAGGCGTGTTTCGTATCGGCCGGTGCGGTGGCGTCGCGGTTCGGCGCGGCCTCGGTGGCCGCGCACCAACTGGTGCTGCAGCTGTGGAATTTCCTGACACTGACGCTGGATTCGCTGGCCATCGCGGCGCAGACGCTGACGGGTGCGGCGCTCGGCGCCGGGAATGTGCCCGGAGCCGAGCGGCTGGCCCGGCGGGTCACGGTCTGGTCGCTGCTGTTCGCGATCGCGCTGGCGGCCTGCTTCGCCGCGGGCTATGCGGTGGTGCCGGCGCTGTTCACCACCGATCCGCAGGTCATCGATCGCACCGAGGTCATCTGGTGGTTCTTCGTCGCCATCATCCCGATCGCCGGCGTGGTGTTCGCGCTCGACGGTGTACTGCTCGGTGCGGGCGACGCGATCTACCTGCGCAACACCACCATGGGCGCGGCGCTGATCGGCTTCCTGCCGGTCATCTGGCTGTCGCTGGCCTTCGATTGGGGCATCGCCGGAATCTGGACCGGCCTGTCCCTGTTCATCGTGCTGCGTACAGTTGCAGTGAGCGTCCGGGCGCTGTCGGGTCGCTGGGCCAGGGTGGGTGCGGAGATCCCGCGCGGTGCGAGGTAA
- a CDS encoding type II toxin-antitoxin system Phd/YefM family antitoxin, with product MSAEPEITQRDLRNRSKEIMDAVQEGQSFTVTRDGHRIAELIPIRRRRRFVSREEFAAMSRNAPAIDPDAFRADQDAAFDHEVTSPYER from the coding sequence ATGAGCGCCGAACCCGAGATCACCCAAAGAGACCTGCGCAATCGGTCCAAAGAGATCATGGATGCTGTTCAGGAAGGACAGTCGTTCACGGTTACCCGCGACGGCCATCGCATTGCCGAACTGATACCGATCCGGCGGCGTCGACGTTTCGTCAGTCGCGAAGAATTCGCTGCCATGTCGCGCAACGCTCCGGCCATCGATCCTGATGCCTTTCGCGCCGATCAGGATGCTGCATTCGATCACGAGGTGACCAGCCCGTATGAACGATGA
- the rbfA gene encoding 30S ribosome-binding factor RbfA: MVDQARARRLAKRIVTVVGTAIEYEIKDPRLRFVTVTDAKVTGDLRDATVYYTVMGETIDAEPDFTGAAAGLEKATGVLRSKVGAATGIKFTPTLSFVLDTVPDAARQMEELLAKARAADDQVAQVAANATYAGEADPYKSDEED, encoded by the coding sequence ATGGTGGATCAGGCCAGGGCACGCCGGCTCGCGAAACGCATCGTCACCGTCGTCGGTACCGCGATCGAGTACGAGATCAAGGACCCGCGGCTGCGCTTCGTCACGGTCACCGACGCGAAGGTGACCGGCGACCTGCGCGACGCCACCGTCTACTACACGGTGATGGGCGAGACCATCGACGCCGAACCGGATTTCACCGGTGCCGCGGCCGGGCTGGAGAAGGCCACGGGCGTGCTGCGTTCGAAGGTGGGCGCCGCCACCGGTATCAAGTTCACTCCCACGCTGAGTTTCGTCCTGGACACCGTCCCGGATGCGGCACGGCAGATGGAGGAGCTGCTGGCCAAGGCCCGAGCGGCCGACGACCAGGTGGCGCAGGTGGCGGCGAACGCGACCTACGCCGGCGAAGCCGATCCCTATAAGAGCGACGAGGAAGACTGA
- a CDS encoding metallophosphoesterase, translating into MVPKLMAVSDIHVGHQGNKPVVEQIVADSPEDWLIVAGDVAEKSDDIRWALRLLRERFAKVIWVPGNHELWTTTKDPVQMHGASRYDYLVTMCRDLDVLTPEDPFPVWEGAGAEQYGGAVTVAPLFVLYDYSWRPSGATTKAEAMAIARDRNVVATDEFLLSPEPYVTRDAWCHARVQYTQRRLDELGPDTPVVLINHFPLNREPTRMLFYPEFSLWCGTELTADWHTRYNTVCSIYGHLHIPRTTFYDGVRHEEVSLGYPREWQRRGLPDKLLRQILPDPEYGPDDLNEWGGHFKITPAMRAAAMEMRQKADRRRGLG; encoded by the coding sequence GTGGTTCCGAAGCTGATGGCGGTGAGCGACATTCATGTCGGGCACCAGGGCAACAAGCCCGTCGTCGAGCAGATCGTGGCGGACTCACCCGAGGACTGGCTGATCGTTGCGGGGGATGTGGCCGAGAAGTCCGACGACATCCGGTGGGCGCTCCGGCTCCTGCGCGAGCGGTTCGCCAAGGTGATCTGGGTGCCGGGCAATCACGAACTGTGGACCACCACCAAGGACCCGGTGCAGATGCACGGCGCCTCCCGCTACGACTATCTGGTAACGATGTGCCGCGACCTGGACGTGCTGACGCCGGAGGATCCGTTCCCGGTCTGGGAGGGCGCCGGCGCCGAGCAGTACGGCGGCGCGGTCACGGTGGCACCGTTGTTCGTGCTCTACGACTACTCGTGGCGGCCGAGCGGCGCCACCACGAAGGCCGAGGCGATGGCCATCGCCCGCGACCGCAATGTCGTTGCGACGGACGAGTTCCTGCTGTCGCCGGAGCCGTACGTGACTCGCGACGCCTGGTGCCATGCGCGGGTCCAGTACACCCAGCGCCGCCTGGACGAACTCGGACCCGACACCCCCGTGGTGCTGATCAACCATTTCCCGCTCAACCGCGAGCCCACCCGGATGCTGTTCTATCCCGAGTTCTCGCTGTGGTGCGGCACGGAACTGACCGCCGACTGGCACACCCGCTACAACACGGTCTGCTCGATCTACGGCCACCTGCACATCCCGCGCACCACCTTCTACGACGGCGTCCGCCACGAAGAGGTGTCGCTGGGCTACCCGCGCGAATGGCAGCGCCGCGGCCTCCCCGACAAGCTGCTACGCCAGATCCTGCCCGACCCGGAATACGGCCCCGACGACCTGAACGAATGGGGCGGACACTTCAAGATCACCCCCGCAATGCGCGCCGCCGCCATGGAGATGCGCCAGAAGGCGGACCGCCGCCGCGGATTGGGTTAA